The genome window GCCATCCGGAAATTGCATCCCGATGAAACGATATACACATTCTGGGACTATTTCAGAAATGCTTACGGCCGCAATGCCGGCCTTCGCATCGATCACTTTTTGCTAAGTCCGCACGTGGATGCGCGCCTGCTTGCGGCGGGTGTGGATAAGGAGGTCCGTGGTTGGGAGAAATCGAGTGACCATGCGCCTACCTGGATAGACATTGCCGATCCGGAAGAATAAGCTTTAAACCGCTTGCTAACCCTGCCCTGTAGGCATTTAAAAAACGAAACCGGACTGCTAAGCGGCCCGGTTTCGTTTTAATTTAGTAAGTCAGACTTTTCAGATAGGCAATGGTCTGCGGCACCTGCGTAGCGTAACTCGGGCTCTCGTCTTCTATATAGTAATGTTCAATAGACGATTTTTTCGCGGCTTTCAGAATGGCTGGAATGTCGAGTTGTCCGGTTCCTAATGCCACGTCGTTTTCAACAGGCGTTCCTCCGGACATGTTTCCGGTCACTCCCTTTTTCAAATCCTTCATGTGCATTAATTTGAAGCGCTTAGGATACTTTGCGATCAGTGCAGCAGGGTCGGCGCCTGGGAAAAAAGTCCATAACAGATCAATTTCAAAGCTGACATATTTCGGGTCTGTTTTCTGGATCAGATAATCCATCAAAGTGCCGTCTTCATGTTTTTCAAACTCATAACCATGATTATGGTAGCAAAATGTGAGGCCGAATTCCTCTTTCAATTGCTTACCGATCTTGTTAAAATCAGCAACAGTCTGCTGAGCCATTTCCAATGTGAAAGGGCCTTTATGCGGAATCCAGGCAACGCGTACGAACTTCGCCCCCAGCGCTTTAGCATTCTCTCCCACTTCTTTCGTTTTATTCAATGCGTCCGAATATTGCACACCAAAGGATGAACATTTGATCCCCCGCTCATCCAGAAGCTTGCGCAGCTCAGCTGCCGTTTTTCCGAACAAACTTGAAAATTCCATGTCTTTAATGCCAAGCTGCTGCAATGTATCCAACGTAGCCGCAGGGTCTTTGGCCAGGCTCTTGCGGAAAGTGTAAGAAACCATCCCCGGCATGTCAGGGAAAAGGGGTTTTGTTTTTTGGGCAAAAAGCGTGTTGACACCCAATGCAAAGGCAACAGTTGCTACGAGTATTCTTTTGAGTTTCATTTTATCAGTTAAGAAGTTTCATTAT of Dyadobacter chenhuakuii contains these proteins:
- a CDS encoding sugar phosphate isomerase/epimerase family protein, yielding MKLKRILVATVAFALGVNTLFAQKTKPLFPDMPGMVSYTFRKSLAKDPAATLDTLQQLGIKDMEFSSLFGKTAAELRKLLDERGIKCSSFGVQYSDALNKTKEVGENAKALGAKFVRVAWIPHKGPFTLEMAQQTVADFNKIGKQLKEEFGLTFCYHNHGYEFEKHEDGTLMDYLIQKTDPKYVSFEIDLLWTFFPGADPAALIAKYPKRFKLMHMKDLKKGVTGNMSGGTPVENDVALGTGQLDIPAILKAAKKSSIEHYYIEDESPSYATQVPQTIAYLKSLTY